TCGGACTCGACCACTGACCGTGCAGGATGTTCATGCCGGGCGAGCTGTCGGACCACAGCACCTTGCCCGTGTTCTTGTCGACGGCCAGAAAGCTGGGCGCTTGCGGCGCCGGCAGGTTGACGTGAGATTCGTCGACGCCGTTCGAGGTGCAAACCCACAGGATGTCGCCGGTGGCCGTGATCGAGCAACTGCACATATTGTGCTGCGACACGCCCAACTGCTTCATCATATCCAAGTCCCAGATGACGTCGGCTTCGTCCTTTTCCGTACTCTTCTCCGACGTGAAGGGGCCGTTGTTCTTGCCGTCGAGGAAGCCCTCGGTATCGAGGCAGAGAACTTCGCCGCGGCTGGTGACGAACCACAGCCGCTTTCCTTCGACGTACGGGGCGCAGCAGATGCCTTGCAGCGGCCAATCGTGCACGCGGCCGGTCGGCAGCTTTTCGCTCGAGTGCTGCCACAGGAACTTGCCGTCTTCCTCGTTGAAGCACAACAGGCAGCCAAGATCGGTCTCGGCCGGGTACCGCTTCAGCCAGCCGGCGCCGTTGTTGGTGCCGACCCAGATCTTGCCGTCGGCCACCACCGGGTTGCCGTAGCTTTGCGAGCCGAGCTTGGCGACCCACTTGATGTTCTTGCTGGTTTCCTTCTTCCACTCGCCCGTCTTGGCGTCGAAATCGCCCGTCTCCCACTCGGCGGGAATGTTCTTGCCCACCGGCGTGTTATTGCGCAGCGACGAGCCGGCCCACTGGTTCCACCAGCGATTGCTGACCTCGGGGCCGGCATCCTTCTTCGCATCGGCCGCCTTGGCGTCGGCTTTATCCGCCGGCTTGGCGGCGGTCTTGGGGACCGTTTTCGCGGGCGTGGTAGCGGCAGGCGCTTTGGGAGCCGCCTTCCTGGCCTGCTGAGCTGAGACGAAACTGAATCCGCCAAGGCCGACCGCGCCGACCAGGAGCAACATCGCCCCGAAACGCAAAGATTTCATGATCGTGGTTTCTCGCTGAGAATTGCTCGTGCCTTCGGCTTTTCCGAAGACATCGAAAAGCAGACCAAAAAGCCTAGGTTTTTCTTTTCCCTGCCAAGCGGTACGACCGCCGCGCCGGTTATTTCGCCGGGGTCGGCGTGACCAGAATGTTATCGTAGTACAGCTCGGCGTTGCTGGCATTGCCGAACAGGCCGGGGCTCCCTTCGGTGTTGGGAGTCGCGTCCTCGGCTTCGATGGTCCAGGCCGAGGGCTCGGACTCGCCTCGCGGCCAGACCTTTCCCTTGAGTACGGCCTTGCCGTCCACCACGTTCGCCTGGAACTTCATCGTGTACCAGACGTCGGGCTTCCACTCGAAGGGAACCGACTTCGAGAAGCGATCGAGCACGCTGGTCCAACTGCGGATTTGCACTTGCTGGCTGGCCCCCATCAGGTCGAGCGTATAGCGCTGGGCAATCAGTCCGATGTCGGGCATCTTGCCGTCTTTTTGGCCGTTCGCCGCGCCCTCGGCCGGCTTGGCGCTATCCGGCTTGGCATCGTCGGCGGCGGTGCCCGCCTCGTCCTTTTCCTTTTCATCTCCTGCCGCGGCTACCCCGGCGGCCGGAGCATTATTGAACGCCATGCTGCCGCGCACGTCGGCCTGAATCGTGTAATTGCTCAAGTTCGTTGGGCCCATCCAGCTTTGGCTGCGGGTTCCCTTGGGGATGGTCGTGATTTTGGCAATCACGTGTTCGCCATCCAGATCGCGCGGCACGTGACGGACGCGGGCGCCGACCCAAGTGACCGGCACCTGGCCGTCCTCGAAGGTGAACTTCCAAGGCAGCGGCGGCTCGATGCGCACGCGCGCCGTGCCGGCCAACCCACCCACCTTGGCCGTGATGATCGCGGCGGCATGCCCGTCGACGGTGCCAGCGGTGAAATTGCCCTTGGCGTCGATCTCGGCCGGACCTTCGACCGAATACGTGGCGTCGC
The nucleotide sequence above comes from Pirellulales bacterium. Encoded proteins:
- a CDS encoding PQQ-binding-like beta-propeller repeat protein, which produces MKSLRFGAMLLLVGAVGLGGFSFVSAQQARKAAPKAPAATTPAKTVPKTAAKPADKADAKAADAKKDAGPEVSNRWWNQWAGSSLRNNTPVGKNIPAEWETGDFDAKTGEWKKETSKNIKWVAKLGSQSYGNPVVADGKIWVGTNNGAGWLKRYPAETDLGCLLCFNEEDGKFLWQHSSEKLPTGRVHDWPLQGICCAPYVEGKRLWFVTSRGEVLCLDTEGFLDGKNNGPFTSEKSTEKDEADVIWDLDMMKQLGVSQHNMCSCSITATGDILWVCTSNGVDESHVNLPAPQAPSFLAVDKNTGKVLWSDSSPGMNILHGQWSSPTYAVLGGVPQVMFAGGDGYLYSFLGEATPGGKAEMLWKFDANPKESKYILGGRGTRNEIIATPVVYEGLVYLAVGQDPEHGEGQGHLWCIDPTKRGDVSSELAFNVNNLKQPIPHKRLQAVDPTAGEVARPNPNSAVVWHYADFDQNGDGKVEFEETMHRTCGTVVIKDDILYLSDFSGLFHCLNAKTGKPYWTHDLFAATWGSALIVDGKVFVGDEEGKVTVFKLGTEKEILAENNMGNSVYSTPVVANDILYIANKTHLFAIENMEDK